A genomic window from Aquila chrysaetos chrysaetos chromosome 9, bAquChr1.4, whole genome shotgun sequence includes:
- the MTRFR gene encoding probable peptide chain release factor C12orf65 homolog, mitochondrial: protein MNVPSFFPFMFLRTPSWRPWILRKQQFSLLRVRLLQAAGKKNSFNLIGLTEAELKETFVRGDGPGGQATNKTNNCVVLKHIPSGIVVKCHQTRSVEQNRKIAREILQEKVDLFYKGEDSDVFKEKKASEKKKQEKKRRAKENLERKKHFKEMQQLDKK from the exons ATGAATGTTccaagtttctttccttttatgttcTTACGAACACCATCGTGGAGACCATGGATTCTGAGGAAGCAGCAATTTTCTCTGCTCAGAGTGCGCTTACTTCAGGCAGCAGGAAAGAAGAACTCTTTCAATCTCATTGGACTAACTGAGgcagaattaaaagaaacatttgtaagAGGTGATGGCCCAGGAGGTCAAGCCACAAATAAGACAAACAACTGTGTTGTCTTGAAGCATATTCCATCTGGGATTGTAGTGAAg TGTCATCAAACAAGATCAGTGGAGCAGAACCGAAAGATAGCCAGAGAAATCCTGCAGGAAAAAGTTGACCTCTTCTACAAAGGTGAAGACAgtgatgtttttaaagagaagaaagcatcagagaagaagaagcaggagaaaaaaagaagagcaaaggaaaacctagaaaggaaaaagcattttaaagagatGCAACAATTGGATAAGAAATAA
- the CDK2AP1 gene encoding cyclin-dependent kinase 2-associated protein 1 isoform X1, whose product MIYCIVGVNITDGHICRCCYCCKQPKVSGRHGDASLNFRTLLLLPLAMSLGMSYKPNLNAHIPGTPLNPAGSVHSPSTSMATSAQYRQLINDYGPPSLGYTQGMQGTSSSQVPQSKYAELLAIIEELGKEIRPTYAGSKSAMERLKRGIIHARGLVRECLAETERNARS is encoded by the exons ATGATATATTGCATTGTGGGTGTCAATATAACTGACGGCCATATTTGCCGGTGCTGCTACTGCTGTAAACAACCCAAAGTGTCTGGGAGACACGGAGACgcttcactgaatttcaggaCGCTTCTCCTCCTCCCGCTGGCCATGTCTCTGGGAATGTCTTACAAGCCCAACTTGAACGCCCACATCCCCGGGACTCCCCTCAACCCGG CTGGGAGCGTTCATTCTCCCTCCACAAGTATGGCAACATCTGCGCAATATAGACAGCTTATAAATGACTACGGACCCCCATCTCTAGGCTATACACAAGGGATGCAG GGTACCAGCAGCAGTCAAGTACCACAAAGCAAATATGCAGAACTTCTAGCTATCATAGAAGAATTAGGAAAAGAGATTAGACCCACGTACGCTGGGAGTAAAAGTGCGATGGAGAGGCTAAAAAGAG GCATTATTCATGCTAGAGGATTAGTTCGGGAATGCTTGGCTGAGACGGAACGAAATGCAAGATCCTAG
- the CDK2AP1 gene encoding cyclin-dependent kinase 2-associated protein 1 isoform X3, protein MATSAQYRQLINDYGPPSLGYTQGMQGTSSSQVPQSKYAELLAIIEELGKEIRPTYAGSKSAMERLKRGIIHARGLVRECLAETERNARS, encoded by the exons ATGGCAACATCTGCGCAATATAGACAGCTTATAAATGACTACGGACCCCCATCTCTAGGCTATACACAAGGGATGCAG GGTACCAGCAGCAGTCAAGTACCACAAAGCAAATATGCAGAACTTCTAGCTATCATAGAAGAATTAGGAAAAGAGATTAGACCCACGTACGCTGGGAGTAAAAGTGCGATGGAGAGGCTAAAAAGAG GCATTATTCATGCTAGAGGATTAGTTCGGGAATGCTTGGCTGAGACGGAACGAAATGCAAGATCCTAG
- the CDK2AP1 gene encoding cyclin-dependent kinase 2-associated protein 1 isoform X2: protein MNAEYFGLGRRRALGSCGSHRDFPLGAGSVHSPSTSMATSAQYRQLINDYGPPSLGYTQGMQGTSSSQVPQSKYAELLAIIEELGKEIRPTYAGSKSAMERLKRGIIHARGLVRECLAETERNARS, encoded by the exons ATGAACGCTGAATATTTTGGTCTCGGCCGACGGAGGGCTCTGGGCAGCTGTGGATCTCACAGGGATTTTCCTCTGGGAG CTGGGAGCGTTCATTCTCCCTCCACAAGTATGGCAACATCTGCGCAATATAGACAGCTTATAAATGACTACGGACCCCCATCTCTAGGCTATACACAAGGGATGCAG GGTACCAGCAGCAGTCAAGTACCACAAAGCAAATATGCAGAACTTCTAGCTATCATAGAAGAATTAGGAAAAGAGATTAGACCCACGTACGCTGGGAGTAAAAGTGCGATGGAGAGGCTAAAAAGAG GCATTATTCATGCTAGAGGATTAGTTCGGGAATGCTTGGCTGAGACGGAACGAAATGCAAGATCCTAG